AGAAAGTGTGGAATTAGCAAATATCCCTTTTTACCTTTGTGCATCTTCTTTTGTGAAACACCAAATTTGACTCTGACAGTCAACCCCACAATCAAGTATGGCGTCGTACTGGCAGGACCAACATGCCAACCCATTCTTTTCTAACCTTTGTGTAGAGAAATGGGTTAACATGTGAAGAGCTTTTTTTGGTGTATGTTTGcatgagagagagtgagagagagagagagagagagagagagagactgacCCAGTGACAAGCTCAAGGAGCTGGGGAAAAAGCTCAGACTCTCTCAGCCTGATGATCTCAGAGGTGGTGGTCTCTATAGCCTGAGAGGACACCAAAATCTTTGACTCCAGCCTCTCAATCTCTCTCCTGTTCTTCTCAACCTTCACATAGTCCACTCCCTTTGCCTCTTGGTTCCTTAGCAGGCCCACCCTTCTCTTGTGCTCCTCCTTGAGGCTCTGAGAATTCTGTGGCGGATAAAAATAGTATATATATCAAAAAGGTGGGGTTACAGATAAAAGAAATGAAGCTGCTCTTTTGAACAACGAAAATATAGATAAAACAAGCATTCCTTGTGGCAATTTAGTCTCGTTTACTGCTCTCTTCGAAACTAAAAAGTTATTGGGAAATATTCTTGGCCCCAACCCAATGAAATAAATAAAGAGAACAGAACAAAAGGGTATGTGTTCCAATGGAATAACAACAAAAGCTTGCGTGTTCTAATATAGAATTTATTACTGTGGTAAGATTTGGTCAAGTAAATAAAGCAATGCTTCTTTTTGTCCGAGAATCATTTAGGCTGGCACCACGCATGGAGCTCAAAAGAAAACCAAGGACAGAAGGAAAAGATGGAATATATACAGGTTAAACAAACATTAAAactaaaaaacaaaataaaaatgaggaggaggaggaggaggagagaatgAGGATGGCACTGTACCATGACTTCAAGGAAGAGCTTCTTCTCCCAAGCAAAGAGCTTCTCCACTGTAGAAGAATGGCTCGTGCTCTCAGTGCCAACTCCACCACCATTACCAACTCCCCTCACCATCTCCTCTCCGCACCTTCCAAACCTGGTGAAACCAGTAGCTTTTGAATTGGACCACCAGGTCCAAAGCAATGGATTCAAACTCTTGCCATAGCTGCACATCTTCCCTACATTATAACTAAGAAATAAAATGAGAACAGAGTTTTGTAGAAATAGATTAAGACCAAGGATTTAGAAAGGAAGGGGCTTGCCTGCCAGTCCTTGATTAGAAGGAAGCTCGCAATTTGGTGCTTCTAACAGCACAGATACACGGCTGCCGGCATCCGCCGACTTGAGGAAGTACTCGTCGAGCTCCTTGACAATCTCAGAGAGATCCTTCCGGCTCCTGGGCACCACCACCATGGCGAGCTCACTTGCAGAATCCTTCGAAAAGCCGCTAACAACCGACGGGGCCGGGGCCGCGGCGGGCGCGGCGGTGACTTCCGACGCGGTGGTGGCGGCCTCTTCCCATTCCTCCTCGGTGATCGACCGAGAGGAGGACGGGACGAACGGGTCCCAAAAATCCCAGCTTGACGAGTGTggtggggggggagggggcgggGGGAGCACCGGGGAGGCGGTGACCGAAGAGATCCAGTTGTCGGAGCTGGGGCTCATTGGAGGAGGCGGGGGAGGCGgtggcggcggaggcggcggaggcggcggcggcggtggaggggatggggaggggaggggagggaggtGGTGGTGTAGGAGGTCAAGGTGAGTCTCGGCGTTGGCGAACTGGAGGAGGGCGGCGCCGGTGGAGCGGAGGGAGCGGAGGTAGAGCGTGTGGGCGGCGGCGAAGGCGTGCCGCTCCGCCACCAAATGCTTCATGTATCGCCGCCGGGCCTTGCATCGAGCCACAGCCTCTTCTCTCTCTAGCCTGGATTGGCAACACCCCATCTCCCTTtatccttctccttcctctgttTCTCCCCTGTTCTCTCTATGAACTACGCCAAAAGAAATGTGGCTCCTTTTTGCTGTACAACTTCAAATATCTATGGATAccgttctcttctcctttctccttcttcttcttcttcttcctctgtatcccccctgtttttttttccctcttctctGAACTATATCAATAGAAAGGTGGCTTCTTTTTGGTGTAGAACTTCAAATATCTgtgggtttcttttttt
This genomic stretch from Phoenix dactylifera cultivar Barhee BC4 unplaced genomic scaffold, palm_55x_up_171113_PBpolish2nd_filt_p 000298F, whole genome shotgun sequence harbors:
- the LOC103720471 gene encoding protein ALTERED PHOSPHATE STARVATION RESPONSE 1-like; the encoded protein is MGCCQSRLEREEAVARCKARRRYMKHLVAERHAFAAAHTLYLRSLRSTGAALLQFANAETHLDLLHHHLPPLPSPSPPPPPPPPPPPPPPPPPPPPMSPSSDNWISSVTASPVLPPPPPPPPHSSSWDFWDPFVPSSSRSITEEEWEEAATTASEVTAAPAAAPAPSVVSGFSKDSASELAMVVVPRSRKDLSEIVKELDEYFLKSADAGSRVSVLLEAPNCELPSNQGLAGKMCSYGKSLNPLLWTWWSNSKATGFTRFGRCGEEMVRGVGNGGGVGTESTSHSSTVEKLFAWEKKLFLEVMNSQSLKEEHKRRVGLLRNQEAKGVDYVKVEKNRREIERLESKILVSSQAIETTTSEIIRLRESELFPQLLELVTGLMGMWRSMYECHQVQTHIVQQLEYLNNASSNNPTTNIHRQASLQLELEVDHWYSAFCNLVKSQREYIHSLTGWLRLSLFQCDHNLLGETQQSSDIYSLCEEWQLALDRIPDKVASEGIKSFLTVIHAVVLQQAEEQKQKRKSDLAFKELEKRAGELRALESKYGPFSITEGYGEPARTSPVMEKRAKVEALKTKAEEEKSKYEKSVAVTRAMTLNNLQTGFPNVFQAMTGFASVCMQAFESVYNHQRSSDRVLDVKRLLT